The Labrus bergylta chromosome 14, fLabBer1.1, whole genome shotgun sequence region TTGAAAGTGTTAAAAAATCACTGCTTGTTTTCTGCTCAATATTTTTAGCCGTTGCATCAGAATGTATCCAAACTGATTGTGTTCTCCGTTCTATTTCTCCATGCAGATTTCATCTTGTTtacaaagaaagcaaaaaaacactgctgagCGGGGGGGAAGGCGAGCCTCATGAGTCGGCCTCGTGGTTTGCATCGACACAATGGATTTAACTAAAATGGGTATGATCCAGCTCCAGAACCCCAACCACCCCACTGCCCTGCTGCAGAAAGCCAACCAGATGCGTCTGGCGGGGACTCTGTGCGACGTGGTCATCATGGTGGACAGCCAGGAGTTCCACGCCCACCGGACTGTGCTCGCGTGCACCAGCAAGATGTTCGAGATCCTCTTCCACCGCAGCAGCCAGCACTACACCCTCGACTTCCTGTCACCAAAGACTTTTCAGCAGATTCTGGAGTACGCCTACACTGCCACGCTCCAGGCCAAGGTGGAGGACTTGGACGACCTCCTGTATGCGGCGGAGATCCTGGAGATCGAGTATTTGGAGGAGCAATGCCTCAAGATCCTGGAGACCATCCAGTCCTCGGACGAGAACGACGCGGAGGTGAACGCTAATGACGGGAGCACAGAGGAGGACGACGAGCGCAAGGGCCACAACGGAGCCAAGAACTCCAAAAAGCATTCCATGGAGAGTCATTATCTGTCGGGTAACCACCAGCTCCCCATCATGGCTGGCATGGTGGACCAGAGTCCTTCTGTCTCCACCTCCTTCGGCGTCTCCCACCTGAGTCCCACCAAAGCCGCCGTGGACAGCCTGATGAGCATCGGGCAGTCCCTTCTCCAGCAGGGCTTTGCGAGAGAACAACTCTCCCACGCCAACGCCCACCACCTGATGACCGAGATCAAGACCGAGATGATGCAAGTGGACATGGGCGGCAACGGCCACGACAGCCCCCAGAACATGGAGTCCAGCGCCTCCAGCAACGGCGAGCGGAGCGGGGAGGACAGGAACAGGGACGGTCCGGGGACGCCGACCAGGAGCAGCGTGATCACCAGCGCCCGGGAGCTCCACTATGTCCGCGACGAGGGCATGGGCGACCCGCAAGCCGAGGTCAGCCAGATGGGGCTGGAAGCGATGGCCGGGATGACGGAGAAACATCTGGCCTCGCTCTACTCCCTGCCTATCAATCACAAGTCAGACGCCATCATGTCAATGCCGGCGTCCATGGCCTCCACTCTCCCCATG contains the following coding sequences:
- the zbtb16a gene encoding zinc finger and BTB domain-containing protein 16-A, yielding MDLTKMGMIQLQNPNHPTALLQKANQMRLAGTLCDVVIMVDSQEFHAHRTVLACTSKMFEILFHRSSQHYTLDFLSPKTFQQILEYAYTATLQAKVEDLDDLLYAAEILEIEYLEEQCLKILETIQSSDENDAEVNANDGSTEEDDERKGHNGAKNSKKHSMESHYLSGNHQLPIMAGMVDQSPSVSTSFGVSHLSPTKAAVDSLMSIGQSLLQQGFAREQLSHANAHHLMTEIKTEMMQVDMGGNGHDSPQNMESSASSNGERSGEDRNRDGPGTPTRSSVITSARELHYVRDEGMGDPQAEVSQMGLEAMAGMTEKHLASLYSLPINHKSDAIMSMPASMASTLPMSPALAMSMDFSAYGGLLPQSFIQREFFSKLGELAVGMKTDSRNQHERCNVCGVELPDNESVEQHRKMHSGIKTYGCELCGKSFLDSLRLRMHLLSHSAGDKAIVCDQCGAQFQTEESLESHRQIHTGSDMAIFCLLCGKRFQTQTALQQHMEVHAGVRSYICSECNRTFPSHTALKRHLRSHTAGDHPYECEFCGSCFRDESTLKGHKRIHTGEKPYECNGCGKKFSLKHQLETHYRVHTGEKPFECKLCHQRSRDYSAMIKHLRTHNGASPYQCTICLDYCPSLSAMQKHMKGHKPEDVPPDWRIEKTYLYLCYV